In the Aggregatilinea lenta genome, CGTCCGGTCACGAAGCGCCCGCACGCACCGCGATCCGCGCGGCGTGGGCCGGGCTGGTCGACCGCTTCGAGACGGACGGCCTGGGCAGCCTGATCGCCGTCAAGCACGGCACGGGCGACGATCCGCGCCGCCGGATCATGCTCTGCGCCCACATGGACGAGATCGGCCTGATCGCCGCCGAGATCAACGACGGCTTCATCCGCGCCGACAAGCTGGGCGGGATCGATACGCGCGTGCTGCTCAGCCAGCCGGTGCTGGTTCACGGACGGCGCGTGCTGCAGGGCGTCTTCGGGGCCGCGCCGCCCCATATGGCGCGCAGCCGGAAGACATACCCGGAGCTGGCAGACCTATGGATCGACGTGGGCCTGCCCGCGGACGAGGTCGCCGCGCTGGTGCGCGTGGGGGACATCATCACCTTCGACGCGCCCGCCACCGACCTCAAGGGCCGCCGCATCGCGGGCAAGTCGCTCGACAACCGCGCGTCCATCGCCGCGCTGACGCTGTGCCTGGACGAGCTGTCGCGCCGCGCGCACCGCTGGGACGTGGTCGCGGTGGCATCCGTGCAGGAGGAAGTGCACCTGCTGGGCGCGATGACCTCCGCCTACCGCGTCGCGCCCGATCTCGCCATCGCCATCGACACGACCTTTGGCATGCAGCCGGGCGTCGGCGACGACGAGGGCTTCGCGCTGGGGGGCGGTCCGACTCTGGGCCTGGGGCCGAACTTCCACCCGCGCCTATTCGACGGGCTGCGCAAGACCGCCCGCACCCACGAGATCAAGCTGCAAACCGAGGTGCTGCCTTCTAACAGCGGCACCGACGCCTGGATGATCCAGGTCAGCCGGACGGGCGTGCCCACCGCGCTGCTCAGTATTCCAATTCGCAACATGCACACGCCGTCCGAAGTCGTGGACCTGCGCGACATCGAGCGTACCGGGCGGCTGATGGCTGCGTTCATCACGGAGATCGGGCCGGACTTTCTGGACGAGATCTCGCTGGAACTGGCGGGCTGTGCCGACGACGAAGGGGACGACGACGAATGATCCTGCGCGAGCTTTCGGAAGCCATCGGCCTGTCGGGCGCAGAGGATGACGTGCGTGCGCTGATCGTCAGCCACATCTGCGACCATGTGGACGACCTCCAGGTAGACACCATCGGGAACTTGCTCGCCGTGCGGCGCGGCACCGGCCAGAGCAATCTGCGCATCATGGCAGCGGCGCACATGGACGAAGTGGGTATGATCGTCATGGGCGTGGACGGTGACGGGTTCCTCCGCTTCGACCAGATCGGCGGGCTGGACGACCGCATCCTGCCCGGCCTGCGCGTGCTGGTCGGCCCGGACCGCATCCCCGGCGTGGTGGGCTGGAAGCCGATCCACCTGAGCACGGACGATAACACCGTGCCTAAGAAGCGCCTACGGATCGACATCGGCGCGACGAGCAAAGCCTCGGCGGAGGCGGCGGTCAAACCCGGCGATCATATCGCGTTCGACAGCCCGTTCGTGGAACTCGGCCCGACGGTGCGCGGGAAAGCCTTCGACGACCGCGCCGGGTGCGCCTCGCTGATCGCGCTGATCCAGGGCGAGCGCTTCCCGTTCGACCTGTACGTAGCCTTCACCGTGCAGGAGGAAGTGGGCACGCGCGGCGCGCAGATCGCGGCGCAGCGCTTCGAGCCGGACGCGGCCTTCGTGCTGGAAACGACCGCCTGCCACGACCTGCCCCAGGACCCAAACGAGCCAGATCAGACGACCATCACCCGTCTGGGTGGCGGCCCCGCGATCACGGTTATGGACCACTCGATGGTCAGCGATCCGCGTCTGGTGCGCCATCTGACGCGCGTCGCGGAGGCAGAAGGGATCCCGCACCAGTTCCGCTCGCCGCTGCACGCGGGCGGCACGGACGCCGGGATCATTCACCTCACCGGGATCGGCGTGCCGAGCGTCGTCGTCGCCAACCCGTGCCGCTACATTCACGGCCCGAACTCGATCATGAATCTGGCCGATTTCGAAAACCAAAGCCGCCTGCTGCGCGCCGCATGGATGGCGCTGACACCCGCTGTACTGGAAAGGTAAACGCACTGTGGAAGCCTTAATCAAGCGCCTCGCCGAAGCCTGGGGCCCCTCCGGCTACGAGCACCACGTCCGCGACCTGATCCGCGCCGAAGTCGAGCCGCTGGCCGACGAGCTGTGGGTCGATCCACTGGGCAACCTGATCTGCCGCATCGGGCAGGGCGACCTGCGCATCATGACCGCCGCGCACATGGACGAGATCGGCCTGATCGTCGGGCACCTGGATCGCCAGGGCTACGTGCGCTTCAGCGCCATCGGTGGGCTGTTCCCGGCGATGTTGTTCGGGGCGCGCGTGCGTTTCGAAAACGGCGTGACCGGCACGATCGGCGTGGAGAACCAGTTCAGCAAGCGGCACGCGGTCTATAACGTCAACGACTTTTTCGTAGACGTGAGCACCAGTACGGACGCCAACGCCGAGGTGCGCGTGGGCGACCCGGCGGGCTTCGTGGGCGAGGTCGTCACGCGCGGCGAGCGCATCATCGGCAAGAGCCTGGACGACCGCATCGGCTGCGCGATCCAGATCGAAGCCATGCGGCGCATCAAGGAAACGGGCACGCCGCACAGCGTCTACTTCGCGTTTACCGTGCAGGAAGAAGTCGGCTCGCGCGGGGCGCAAACCGCCGCCTACGCCATCGAGCCGCACCTGGGCATCGCGCTCGACGTGACCGGCGCGGGCGATCCACCCAACGGCGAGCGGATCGGGATTCACCTGGGCAAGGGCGTGGCGATCAAAACGCGCGACACGGGGCTGATCGTCCCGGCAGCCATCCGCGACCTGTTCGTGACGCGCGCGGAAGAAGCGGGCATTCCCTACCAGTTGGAAGTGCTCGAAGGCGGCAGCACCGATGGCCGCGTGATCCAGCTCGCACGGGCGGGCGTGCCGACCGGCGCGCTGTCGGTCCCGCTGCGCTACGTGCACACGCCGAGCGAGACGGCGGACCGGGGCGACGTGCAGGCGACGCTCGATCTGCTGGTAGCGATCCTCACCGGCCCGGTGGAGCTGGGCGAGGAATAGACACAGATCCGATTTTCATCACCAAACAGAAACATTTGCGTAGGGGCGTATTGCGATACGCCCCGATTTTTTACCGTGCGATGGCCCCCATCCCCGGCCCTTCCCCCGCAAGGAGGGAAGGGATAAAAGGCAAAAGAGCCGGGCGGAGCAAGCCCCGCCCCTACGAAGCCGCGTGATCGTGCTTGTCTCCCCTCTCCAGCCCAGATTGGAGAGGGGCTGGGGGTGAGGTGCTCTGCCTACCCCGCCTCGACCGTGATGATGTGCGCCGGAGCCGCAAACGCGACGCTGCCGCCGTCGGTGACGAAGGGCGCGAGCGCTCCCTGCGCCTCAGCCAGCAGCCGCGTGATGTCCGCATCGGTCAGTGCGTCGGACAGCACCCAGCCCTTGATGTCGGTGTAGACCCACGACGCAATCGAGGGAAAGCGCGCGGTGCCCATCTGCGTGTCGATCGCTGCATGCGGGACGCCCGCCTCGGCCAGCAGCGATCGCAGCGCCGCCAGGTCACCCAGTATGTACGGCGACCGCAGGCCATCCGCGATCCTATCCCCGAACAACTGCGCCAACAGGTTGACCATCGTGGCGTAGCCAGGCGTATTGTCGAGCGTGTCCCATACCGCGATCGCCAGCGTGCCACCCGGCTTCAGCACGCGCAGCATCTCGCGAATCGCCTGGACGCGGTCCTCGAAAAACATCAAACCAAACTGGCTCACCACTGCGTCGAAACTCGCGTCGTCGAAAGGCAGCGCTTCCGCCTGCCCGTGCCACCACTCGATCTGCGGCGCTTTCGCTTCGGCCACGGCCAGCATGCCCTCGTTCACGTCCAGCCCGACCACCGACCCGCCCGGCCCAACACGATCCGCCGCCTCGCGGGCCAGAACGCCGGTTCCGCAGGCCACGTCCAACACGCGCTGGCCGGGCTGGAGGTGCGCCGCTTCCGCCACACGCGCGGCCCATGCCTGGAACAGGGCGGGAATGAAAAACTCCTCGTAGATATCCGCCGCGCTGCGGGTGATCTGTCCGCGATTGTTGGGGGTCATTGGAGCCTCCTGCATCACTTGACTTTCTTTTTTGTACGGTATGCTATTCTTAGCATGCAGGCTAGTTCAACAACCGTACCGGCACGGCGCACAGGGGAGGTCAATCCATGTCAACTTACGGCCAGTACTGCCCGATCGCACAGGCGTTGGACGTTGTGGGAGATCGCTGGACGCTGCTGATCATCCGCGACATGCTTACCGGCACGCAGCACTTCAACCACCTGGAACGCGGGCTGCCGGGCATCTCGCGGGGGCTGCTGTCACAGCGGCTGCGGCAGCTTCAGCAGAGCGGGATCGTGGAAAAAGAGGAACACTGGGAAGGCCGCCAGCGCTTCACGTCCTATCACCTGACCGACGCAGGGCTGGCGCTGAACAACGTCATTCGCTCGCTGATGTATTGGGGCGTGGCGTGGTCATTCGGCGATCCGTCGCCGGAGGTGCTCGATCCGCTGCTGCTGCTGTGGTGGATGCACGACCGCACCAACCGCACGCTACTGCCTGAGCAGTGGATCGTCGTGCAGTTCGATTTTTATGGGGCGCAAACGGCGACGTACTGGCTGCTGCTTTCAAGCGAGGATGTGACGCTGTGCCAGACGCATCCCGGCTTCGACGCCGATTTGCTGGTCACGGCGGATCTGGCGACGCTGTACCAGGT is a window encoding:
- a CDS encoding M20/M25/M40 family metallo-hydrolase, whose product is MPLELKSFVKQLSEIPAPSGHEAPARTAIRAAWAGLVDRFETDGLGSLIAVKHGTGDDPRRRIMLCAHMDEIGLIAAEINDGFIRADKLGGIDTRVLLSQPVLVHGRRVLQGVFGAAPPHMARSRKTYPELADLWIDVGLPADEVAALVRVGDIITFDAPATDLKGRRIAGKSLDNRASIAALTLCLDELSRRAHRWDVVAVASVQEEVHLLGAMTSAYRVAPDLAIAIDTTFGMQPGVGDDEGFALGGGPTLGLGPNFHPRLFDGLRKTARTHEIKLQTEVLPSNSGTDAWMIQVSRTGVPTALLSIPIRNMHTPSEVVDLRDIERTGRLMAAFITEIGPDFLDEISLELAGCADDEGDDDE
- a CDS encoding M42 family metallopeptidase codes for the protein MILRELSEAIGLSGAEDDVRALIVSHICDHVDDLQVDTIGNLLAVRRGTGQSNLRIMAAAHMDEVGMIVMGVDGDGFLRFDQIGGLDDRILPGLRVLVGPDRIPGVVGWKPIHLSTDDNTVPKKRLRIDIGATSKASAEAAVKPGDHIAFDSPFVELGPTVRGKAFDDRAGCASLIALIQGERFPFDLYVAFTVQEEVGTRGAQIAAQRFEPDAAFVLETTACHDLPQDPNEPDQTTITRLGGGPAITVMDHSMVSDPRLVRHLTRVAEAEGIPHQFRSPLHAGGTDAGIIHLTGIGVPSVVVANPCRYIHGPNSIMNLADFENQSRLLRAAWMALTPAVLER
- a CDS encoding M42 family metallopeptidase, with product MEALIKRLAEAWGPSGYEHHVRDLIRAEVEPLADELWVDPLGNLICRIGQGDLRIMTAAHMDEIGLIVGHLDRQGYVRFSAIGGLFPAMLFGARVRFENGVTGTIGVENQFSKRHAVYNVNDFFVDVSTSTDANAEVRVGDPAGFVGEVVTRGERIIGKSLDDRIGCAIQIEAMRRIKETGTPHSVYFAFTVQEEVGSRGAQTAAYAIEPHLGIALDVTGAGDPPNGERIGIHLGKGVAIKTRDTGLIVPAAIRDLFVTRAEEAGIPYQLEVLEGGSTDGRVIQLARAGVPTGALSVPLRYVHTPSETADRGDVQATLDLLVAILTGPVELGEE
- a CDS encoding class I SAM-dependent methyltransferase; amino-acid sequence: MTPNNRGQITRSAADIYEEFFIPALFQAWAARVAEAAHLQPGQRVLDVACGTGVLAREAADRVGPGGSVVGLDVNEGMLAVAEAKAPQIEWWHGQAEALPFDDASFDAVVSQFGLMFFEDRVQAIREMLRVLKPGGTLAIAVWDTLDNTPGYATMVNLLAQLFGDRIADGLRSPYILGDLAALRSLLAEAGVPHAAIDTQMGTARFPSIASWVYTDIKGWVLSDALTDADITRLLAEAQGALAPFVTDGGSVAFAAPAHIITVEAG
- a CDS encoding winged helix-turn-helix transcriptional regulator — encoded protein: MSTYGQYCPIAQALDVVGDRWTLLIIRDMLTGTQHFNHLERGLPGISRGLLSQRLRQLQQSGIVEKEEHWEGRQRFTSYHLTDAGLALNNVIRSLMYWGVAWSFGDPSPEVLDPLLLLWWMHDRTNRTLLPEQWIVVQFDFYGAQTATYWLLLSSEDVTLCQTHPGFDADLLVTADLATLYQVWLGRMEYGEALDAGTLRLEGIPRYARAFPTWFKWSPAAPAVRATRLEAAGGDFGT